From Pseudochaenichthys georgianus unplaced genomic scaffold, fPseGeo1.2 scaffold_1493_arrow_ctg1, whole genome shotgun sequence, the proteins below share one genomic window:
- the LOC117441113 gene encoding probable ATP-dependent RNA helicase DDX5 isoform X1, with translation MPGYSDRDRGRDRDRGYGGGGGPPRFGGGGGRGGGGGGGKFGNPGERLRKKQWNMDELPKFEKNFYQQHPDVTRRNPAEVETYRRTKIITIKGRDCPNPIANFHEASFPSYVMDVINKAGWTEPTPIQAQGWPLALSGKDMVGIAQTGSGKTLSYLLPSIVHINHQPFLERGDGPICLVLAPTRELAQQVQQVAAEYGRASRLKSTCIYGGAPKGPQIRDLERGVEICIATPGRFIDFLESGKTNLRRCTYLVLDEADRMLDMGFEPQIRKIVDQIRPDRQTLMWSATWPKEVRQLAEDFLKEYVQINVGALQLSANHNILQIVDVCNDGEKENKLIRLLEEIMSEKENKTIIFVETKRRCDDLTRRMRKDGWPGMGIHGDKSQQERDWVLNEFKYGKAPILIATDVASRGLDVEDVKFVINFDYPNNSEDYIHRIGRTARSQKTGTAYTFFTPNNMRQASDLIAVLREANQAINPKLLQMAEDRGGGGRSRGGRGGDYRDDRRDRYSGRRDFGSFRDRDSGSRGYDNGPSKPFGGGGSSSSTQNGGYGGNGSSVSGGGGAPAANGYSGGVGGGAGYNGNGQSNFNTPPGAFGGQNFQAQPFLAKAPQLAGHPPFPFPQNQAPPQQHPPPLVPYPMPPQFSQ, from the exons ATGCCTGGATATTCAGACAGAGACCGCGGCAGGGATAGAGACAGAGG GTACGGAGGTGGCGGAGGACCCCCTCGCTTCGGCGGCGGTGGTGGTCGCGGAGGTGGAGGCGGTGGAGGGAAGTTCGGAAACCCCGGAGAAAGGCTGAGGAAGAAACAATGGAACATGGATGAGCTCCCCAAGTTTGAGAAGAACTTCTACCAACAGCATCCCGATGTCACCCGCAGGAACCCG GCTGAAGTTGAAACATACAGACGGACCAAAATCATTACCATTAAGGGGAGAGATTGCCCAAATCCTATTGCTAATTTCCACGAAGCCAGCTTCCCAT CCTATGTGATGGATGTGATCAACAAAGCGGGCTGGACTGAACCAACACCCATCCAGGCTCAGGGCTGGCCTCTGGCTCTCAGTGGAAAGGATATGGTCGGCATTGCACAGACTGGCTCTGGCAAGACTCTTTCT TATTTGTTGCCTTCAATTGTCCACATCAACCACCAGCCTTTCCTGGAGCGTGGAGACGGACCCATT TGCTTGGTGCTAGCCCCGACACGTGAGCTGGCTCAGCAGGTACAACAGGTGGCAGCAGAATACGGCAGAGCTTCACGTCTGAAGTCCACATGTATCTATGGAGGCGCCCCGAAAGGACCCCAGATCCGTGACCTGGAAAGAG GCGTGGAGATTTGCATCGCCACTCCTGGCAGGTTCATCGACTTCCTCGAGTCCGGAAAGACAAACCTCCGCCGTTGCACTTACCTCGTCCTGGACGAAGCCGACAGAATGCTGGACATGGGCTTCGAGCCACAGATCAGAAAGATCGTCGACCAAATCCGG CCCGACCGGCAGACTCTCATGTGGAGTGCTACTTGGCCCAAAGAGGTCCGCCAGCTGGCAGAAGACTTCCTGAAGGAGTACGTCCAGATCAACGTCGGAGCGCTGCAGCTCAGTGCCAACCACAACATCCTGCAGATCGTGGACGTCTGCAACGACGGAGAGAAGGAAAACAA ACTGATCCGCCTGCTCGAGGAAATCATGAGCGAGAAGGAGAACAAGACCATCATCTTCGTGGAGACCAAGAGGCGTTGTGATGATCTCAccaggaggatgaggaaggATGG ATGGCCTGGTATGGGAATCCATGGAGATAAAAGCCAGCAAGAGAGAGACTGGGTTCTCAATG AGTTCAAATACGGAAAGGCTCCGATTCTCATTGCCACCGATGTTGCCTCCAGGGGTTTAG ATGTGGAAGATGTGAAATTTGTCATCAACTTTGACTACCCCAACAACTCTGAGGACTATATCCACCGCATTGGCAGAACGGCTCGTAGCCAAAAGACAGGCACGGCCTACACCTTCTTCACTCCGAACAACATGCGCCAGGCCAGTGATCTCATCGCTGTGCTCCGCGAAGCCAACCAGGCCATCAACCCCAAGCTCCTCCAGATGGCGGAAGACAGAGGAG GGGGGGGTCGTTCAAGGGGCGGTCGAGGTGGTGATTACAGGGACGACCGGCGGGATAGGTATTCTGGGAGACGTGACTTTGGCAGTTTTAGGGACCGGGATAGCGGTAGCAGAGGATACGACAACGGACCAAGCAAACCTTTTGGCggcggcggcagcagcagcagtacacAGAACGGCGGCTATGGAGGAAACGGCAGCAGCGTTAGCGGTGGTGGCGGCGCCCCCGCGGCTAACGGCTACAGCGGCGGAGTAGGAGGAGGAGCCGGGTACAACGGAAACGGACAGTCCAACTTTAACACCCCGCCCGGAGCCTTCGGTGGCCAGAACTTCCAGGCACAGCCCTTCCTAGCTAAAGCCCCACAACTAGCCGGGCACCCCCCCTTCCCCTTCCCCCAGAACCAGGCTCCTCCTCAGCAGCACCCCCCACCGCTGGTGCCGTACCCCATGCCTCCTCAATTCTCGCAGTAA
- the LOC117441113 gene encoding probable ATP-dependent RNA helicase DDX5 isoform X2, with protein MPGYSDRDRGRDRDRGYGGGGGPPRFGGGGGRGGGGGGGKFGNPGERLRKKQWNMDELPKFEKNFYQQHPDVTRRNPAEVETYRRTKIITIKGRDCPNPIANFHEASFPSYVMDVINKAGWTEPTPIQAQGWPLALSGKDMVGIAQTGSGKTLSYLLPSIVHINHQPFLERGDGPICLVLAPTRELAQQVQQVAAEYGRASRLKSTCIYGGAPKGPQIRDLERGVEICIATPGRFIDFLESGKTNLRRCTYLVLDEADRMLDMGFEPQIRKIVDQIRPDRQTLMWSATWPKEVRQLAEDFLKEYVQINVGALQLSANHNILQIVDVCNDGEKENKLIRLLEEIMSEKENKTIIFVETKRRCDDLTRRMRKDGWPGMGIHGDKSQQERDWVLNEFKYGKAPILIATDVASRGLDVEDVKFVINFDYPNNSEDYIHRIGRTARSQKTGTAYTFFTPNNMRQASDLIAVLREANQAINPKLLQMAEDRGGKSNWGGSFKGRSRW; from the exons ATGCCTGGATATTCAGACAGAGACCGCGGCAGGGATAGAGACAGAGG GTACGGAGGTGGCGGAGGACCCCCTCGCTTCGGCGGCGGTGGTGGTCGCGGAGGTGGAGGCGGTGGAGGGAAGTTCGGAAACCCCGGAGAAAGGCTGAGGAAGAAACAATGGAACATGGATGAGCTCCCCAAGTTTGAGAAGAACTTCTACCAACAGCATCCCGATGTCACCCGCAGGAACCCG GCTGAAGTTGAAACATACAGACGGACCAAAATCATTACCATTAAGGGGAGAGATTGCCCAAATCCTATTGCTAATTTCCACGAAGCCAGCTTCCCAT CCTATGTGATGGATGTGATCAACAAAGCGGGCTGGACTGAACCAACACCCATCCAGGCTCAGGGCTGGCCTCTGGCTCTCAGTGGAAAGGATATGGTCGGCATTGCACAGACTGGCTCTGGCAAGACTCTTTCT TATTTGTTGCCTTCAATTGTCCACATCAACCACCAGCCTTTCCTGGAGCGTGGAGACGGACCCATT TGCTTGGTGCTAGCCCCGACACGTGAGCTGGCTCAGCAGGTACAACAGGTGGCAGCAGAATACGGCAGAGCTTCACGTCTGAAGTCCACATGTATCTATGGAGGCGCCCCGAAAGGACCCCAGATCCGTGACCTGGAAAGAG GCGTGGAGATTTGCATCGCCACTCCTGGCAGGTTCATCGACTTCCTCGAGTCCGGAAAGACAAACCTCCGCCGTTGCACTTACCTCGTCCTGGACGAAGCCGACAGAATGCTGGACATGGGCTTCGAGCCACAGATCAGAAAGATCGTCGACCAAATCCGG CCCGACCGGCAGACTCTCATGTGGAGTGCTACTTGGCCCAAAGAGGTCCGCCAGCTGGCAGAAGACTTCCTGAAGGAGTACGTCCAGATCAACGTCGGAGCGCTGCAGCTCAGTGCCAACCACAACATCCTGCAGATCGTGGACGTCTGCAACGACGGAGAGAAGGAAAACAA ACTGATCCGCCTGCTCGAGGAAATCATGAGCGAGAAGGAGAACAAGACCATCATCTTCGTGGAGACCAAGAGGCGTTGTGATGATCTCAccaggaggatgaggaaggATGG ATGGCCTGGTATGGGAATCCATGGAGATAAAAGCCAGCAAGAGAGAGACTGGGTTCTCAATG AGTTCAAATACGGAAAGGCTCCGATTCTCATTGCCACCGATGTTGCCTCCAGGGGTTTAG ATGTGGAAGATGTGAAATTTGTCATCAACTTTGACTACCCCAACAACTCTGAGGACTATATCCACCGCATTGGCAGAACGGCTCGTAGCCAAAAGACAGGCACGGCCTACACCTTCTTCACTCCGAACAACATGCGCCAGGCCAGTGATCTCATCGCTGTGCTCCGCGAAGCCAACCAGGCCATCAACCCCAAGCTCCTCCAGATGGCGGAAGACAGAGGAGGTAAATCCAATTG GGGGGGGTCGTTCAAGGGGCGGTCGAGGTGGTGA